GCCGCAAGCCAGACAGAGAGCGGCATGGGTCTCTTTTCTGAGTGTCGTGAGGTCGAGCATGACGCTAAATCTCCCCGCTCCGGCCGGCACGAACCGTCGTCGCTTTGCCGGATTCCGGCACTATGCCCAGCATTTGGAGCTCCGGAGACTCCGTGTCGCCCTCGCCCGCCCAATCCGCGAACACGCACTCGGGATCCGCGCCGAGGGTGGCGAGAAGCTTGCGCATTCTGATCAGCTGCTCCGCCGCGAGCTGGGGACCGAAGCCGTAGCGGCAACTCCCGGTCAGGCAGCCGGCGATCAGGAAGCCGCCGGCGCCGTGGCGATAGAGCTCGAGCAGAACCCCGGCGTCGAGCTGACCGGCACAGCGTACCGGCACCAGGTGAGCATCCGGCGGCCGCAGTCGATGGTCGTCGAGAGCCATCCGGACACCCTCGATCCGGCGCTGACAGGCGAACACGAGGAGAGGCGACCGCGACGAGGACTCGAGCAAAGGTGGATAGAGGTCCTCGAAGCGAGTGCCCCACCATCCGGGAGCAATCGTACTCGGCACGGCGGCGTCGGTCGGACACACCGCGACGCAGAGATTGCAGCCGCGACACAACGCCGGCTCGACTTGCACCGTGGTCTCGGGCGCCTTCGCGTCCACCAGGCGGATGGCGTCAAACGCACAGACCTCGATGCAACGGGCACAGCCGCGGCAGTAGTCTTCGTCGACAGTGACGCGGTTGGGCGCCAGGTCGACTTCCCATCCGGTGGGCAGGTCGATGTCATGAGCCGGCCACGAAGACGGAGCCGGGAGCAGCCGGGCTGCCGCCCGTTCCTCACCTCGGTCCAGGGCTCCGGCGAGACGCGCGGGCACGCGCACCAGTGTCGCGAGCCCTCCCGGTTCGGCACCGGCTCTGTCATCGTCACGACTCAGTGTGATGTGGCGGCGGCCGCAGGAGGCGGCGCAGATCAGACACTCGCTGCACGGCCCACAACGCATGCAGCGCCCGGCTTCGGCGACCGCGGCTTCCGGCGTGAACGCGAACTCGACTTCTTCAAACTCACGACCCGAAATGATTGCTGCGTGAACCGGCTGTCGCCGGCGCGCCGGCACCGGCGGTGGAGCCGGAACTTCGTACTCGGTCTCGGCTGGTGTGCGCTGGCGCTCGGCCGCCACGACTGGTCGTCCGTCCTCCAGGAAATGCCGCATCGCCTCGGCCGCTCGGTGGCCCGCAGCGATGGCGTCGATGACCGTGGCAGGACCGGTCACCACGTCGCCGGCGGCAAAGACCCCATGCAGCGCCGTCATGGCCGAGTCCGGGTCCACCTGAATCAGGCCGCCCGCGGCAACCCGCTCGGTCACGCGTTCG
This region of bacterium genomic DNA includes:
- a CDS encoding FAD-dependent oxidoreductase, giving the protein MTDARADTGARQPGLRELSGAGLLIPKLQPEPFRILPVEPSPCTQACPAGINVKSYVSLIAEGRFFEALEVVRERCPLPGICGRICHHPCESACKRCEIDEPIAIRALKRFIADLELELPLPEPPEPPELGDKSDRVAIIGSGPAGLTVAYDLRRAGYPVTVFEAAPAAGGMLRYGIADYRLPTDVLDREIAILERAGIDIRTDCRVGSGGQLEDLLGDYAAALFAVGAQRGRRLGLEGEDECSEVEDALSFLRRVNSGDHTAVDGRVLVIGGGSTAIEAARAALRLGAERVTIVYRRHRDQMPADEEEIEVAEEEGIELRLLSAPARVVVEEGRLEGLECLEVALGEPDGSGRRRPIPIPGSEFVLEADRIFAAIGQEAVLDFLPERVTERVAAGGLIQVDPDSAMTALHGVFAAGDVVTGPATVIDAIAAGHRAAEAMRHFLEDGRPVVAAERQRTPAETEYEVPAPPPVPARRRQPVHAAIISGREFEEVEFAFTPEAAVAEAGRCMRCGPCSECLICAASCGRRHITLSRDDDRAGAEPGGLATLVRVPARLAGALDRGEERAAARLLPAPSSWPAHDIDLPTGWEVDLAPNRVTVDEDYCRGCARCIEVCAFDAIRLVDAKAPETTVQVEPALCRGCNLCVAVCPTDAAVPSTIAPGWWGTRFEDLYPPLLESSSRSPLLVFACQRRIEGVRMALDDHRLRPPDAHLVPVRCAGQLDAGVLLELYRHGAGGFLIAGCLTGSCRYGFGPQLAAEQLIRMRKLLATLGADPECVFADWAGEGDTESPELQMLGIVPESGKATTVRAGRSGEI